Part of the Aquimarina sp. TRL1 genome, CCATTACAAGTTTCACAGACTAAATGTACATCAGCCATGAACTGCATCTCTATGGTAACTTCTCCTTCCCCTTTACAGGTTTCACATCTTCCTCCATCTACATTAAAAGAAAAATGTTTGCTTTTATAATTTCTTATTGCAGATAGTTTCTGATTGGCAAAAAGAGCTCTAATATCATCATAAGCTTTAATATATGTAACAGGATTAGAACGGGACGATCGTCCTATTGGATTTTGATCGACAAACTCTACATGTTTTATATTGCTGTAGTTTCCTTTTACTTCTGTGAATTGTCCAGCTTTTTCTCCATAACCTCCCAGTTCTTTGAGGAGTGCAGGGTAGACAATCTTTTTTATTAAAGTACTTTTTCCACTTCCAGATACTCCTGTAATAGCAGTAAAAACTCCTAAAGGAATAGTTACATCTATATTATTCAGGTTGTTTTCTCTGGCTCCTACGATATCGATGTGATATTTAGAAGTACGTCTTTTTTCAGGAACCTCAATTGATAACTTATTACTGAGATATTTTGCGGTTAATGAGTCTTTTTTAATAATTTGATCATAGGTACCTGTAGCGACAACTTCTCCTCCAAAACTCCCGGCTTCCGGTCCTATGTCGATAATTTCATCTGCGGCTTTCATAATATCTTCATCATGTTCAACAACAATCACAGTATTACCGAGATCACGTAAAGATAGCAATACATTAATTAATTTTTCCGTATCCTTAGGGTGTAGTCCAATACTGGGTTCATCCAGAATATACATAGAACCTACCAGGCTACTTCCCAGTGATGTTGCCAGATTTATACGTTGAGATTCTCCTCCTGATAGTGTATTGGATTTTCTGTTGAGTGTAAGATATCCAAGTCCTACATTCTCCAAAAAGCCCAAACGGCTATTAATTTCTTTTAGTAGGCGTTTGGCAATAGATATTTCATGTGTACTTAGTTCTAGATTTTTAAAAAAATCACTGACTTCATGAAGTGGTTTTTCTACCAGCTCCGTTATAGTTTTATTTCCTACTTTTACATTGTTAGCTTCTGGACGTAAACGGGTCCCTTTACAGGTGTTACATCTGGTTTTACCTCGATACCTGGATAGCATAACACGATTTTGGATTTTATATGCTTTGGCTTCTAGTTCTTTAAAAAAACTATCAATTCCTTCAAAGTATTCATTTCCTTTCCACAGCAAGCTTTTATCTTCTTCTGATAACTGATAATATGGTTTGTGGATTGGGAAATCAAACTTATATGCATTATTGACTAATTGATCTTTGTACCAACTCATACTTTCTCCTTTCCAGGGGAATACAGCGCCTTCATAGATACTAAGTGCTGTGTTGGGAATTACCAGATCTTCATCAATTCCAATAACATCTCCATATCCTTCACAAGTGGGGCAAGCTCCATAAGGATTGTTAAAACTAAAAAGATGGACATTAGGTTCTAAAAAAGTAATCCCATCCAGTTCGAACTTATTGCTAAATTCTCTCAGGGTATTGTCTTGTAGGGTTTGTATATAACAGCTTCCTTTTCCTTCAAAAAAAGCGGTGCCGACAGCATCTGCTAATCGGTTATAAAAATCTTCATTATCTCTTTTGATGATTCGGTCAATGACTAAATGTATCTCATCAGTTTCTTTGTATTCAGCTTCTTCAATTCGGTATACAGTATCATTTACTTTGATTCTGGCATATCCTTGTTGTTGGAGTACCTGCAGCTTTTTTTCGAGTGTTCTGCCTTCTTCTACGGTTATAGTAGATAAAAGTAATAGTTTAGCGCCTTCTTCGAATGATTTTACATAGGCGACTACATCACTAACAGTTTCTTTCTTTACCTGATTTCCGGAAACAGGGGAGTAGGTTTTCCCAATACGCGCATAGAGAAGTTTTAAATAATCATAGATCTCAGTAGTAGTTCCGACTGTCGATCTTGGATTGGTAGAGTTTACTTTTTGTTCTATAGCAATAGCAGGAGCGATTCCTTTTATATAATCTACCTTTGGTTTATTTAATCGCCCCAGAAACTGTCTGGCATAAGAAGAAAGACTCTCTACATACCTACGTTGTCCTTCTGCATATAGTGTATCAAAAGCCAAGCTGGATTTTCCGGAACCAGATAAGCCTGTAATGACTACCAATTTATTTCTGGGAATTGATACATCCAGATTTTTAAGGTTGTGGAGCTTAGCGCCTTTGATTAAAATATGATGTTTTGGGTCTTTAGTTGAGATGTCCTGAACCATGATTAAATACAGTAAAACAGCAAAGATAATCATTACGATAAAAGTATTATAATGCTTTTATAAATGAAGTTTTGATAAAAAAATTAACAAAAAATACTTGATTTTAAAGGATAGTTATTATATTAGCGACCGAAACACTCATATTATTAACTAAGAAAAGATAGCCTATAGTACATTTTTACTTTTAAGTTTAACATGGCCCGACCCCAAGCTTGTTGGTGCAGTAAAAAGTAAAAAGTATGAAAGAGTACACCCTGACTGATGCTGTTTTGGTTAATAATTATATCAAAGGTGACGAAAGTGCTTTGTCTATTTTAATCGAACGTCACAAACAACGAATCTACAGCTTTATTTATTCGAAAATTTTTGATAGAGATATCTCTGAAGATATTTTTCAAGACACTTTTATAAAAGTGATTCAAACATTAAAAAAAGGAAAATACAACGAAGAAGGAAAATTTCTTCCTTGGGTAATGCGTATTGCTCATAATTTGGTCATTGACCATTTTAGAAAAGGAAATCGCATGCCTAAGTTCGAAGATAATGGAGAGTTCAGTATTTTTTCTGTGATTAGTGATAATAATTTAAATGCAGAGCGAAGATTGATTAAAGATCAGGTAGAGGAAGATTTGAGAAATCTTATCCTAGAATTGCCTGAAGACCAGAAAGAAGTACTGGTAATGCGTATGTATAAAGATATGAGTTTTAAAGAAATTTCTGATAAAACAGGAGTAAGTATCAATACGGCATTAGGAAGAATGAGATATGCTTTGATTAATTTAAGAAAAGTGATAGATAAAAATAATATCGTATTAACTAATTAAAAAGTTAAAAAGTGTTAAGAATGTAATAAAGTATTTTTTGCCTCGTTATTGAATTATAACAAAACAATAACATTATTTATGGCAAAATTTTACTTTGAATCCTCACAGAGAGATAAACAATTAAACCCAAGAAAAAGTACAATCGACTTTATTCTTAATTATTCGAAAGCATTAGAAATTTTAGA contains:
- a CDS encoding RNA polymerase sigma factor; the protein is MKEYTLTDAVLVNNYIKGDESALSILIERHKQRIYSFIYSKIFDRDISEDIFQDTFIKVIQTLKKGKYNEEGKFLPWVMRIAHNLVIDHFRKGNRMPKFEDNGEFSIFSVISDNNLNAERRLIKDQVEEDLRNLILELPEDQKEVLVMRMYKDMSFKEISDKTGVSINTALGRMRYALINLRKVIDKNNIVLTN
- the uvrA gene encoding excinuclease ABC subunit UvrA, with product MVQDISTKDPKHHILIKGAKLHNLKNLDVSIPRNKLVVITGLSGSGKSSLAFDTLYAEGQRRYVESLSSYARQFLGRLNKPKVDYIKGIAPAIAIEQKVNSTNPRSTVGTTTEIYDYLKLLYARIGKTYSPVSGNQVKKETVSDVVAYVKSFEEGAKLLLLSTITVEEGRTLEKKLQVLQQQGYARIKVNDTVYRIEEAEYKETDEIHLVIDRIIKRDNEDFYNRLADAVGTAFFEGKGSCYIQTLQDNTLREFSNKFELDGITFLEPNVHLFSFNNPYGACPTCEGYGDVIGIDEDLVIPNTALSIYEGAVFPWKGESMSWYKDQLVNNAYKFDFPIHKPYYQLSEEDKSLLWKGNEYFEGIDSFFKELEAKAYKIQNRVMLSRYRGKTRCNTCKGTRLRPEANNVKVGNKTITELVEKPLHEVSDFFKNLELSTHEISIAKRLLKEINSRLGFLENVGLGYLTLNRKSNTLSGGESQRINLATSLGSSLVGSMYILDEPSIGLHPKDTEKLINVLLSLRDLGNTVIVVEHDEDIMKAADEIIDIGPEAGSFGGEVVATGTYDQIIKKDSLTAKYLSNKLSIEVPEKRRTSKYHIDIVGARENNLNNIDVTIPLGVFTAITGVSGSGKSTLIKKIVYPALLKELGGYGEKAGQFTEVKGNYSNIKHVEFVDQNPIGRSSRSNPVTYIKAYDDIRALFANQKLSAIRNYKSKHFSFNVDGGRCETCKGEGEVTIEMQFMADVHLVCETCNGKRFKKEILEVTFQDKNIDDILNMTIDDAIDFFYTHKQTKITRKLQPLQDVGLGYVKLGQSSSTLSGGEAQRIKLASFLVKGNTKDKALFIFDEPTTGLHFHDIKKLLKSFNELLDKGHSVLVIEHNIDLIKCADYIIDLGPEGGILGGTIIGQGTPEELIKIKASHTGKYLRDKL